In one Verrucomicrobiia bacterium genomic region, the following are encoded:
- a CDS encoding alpha/beta fold hydrolase encodes MPAISSFSGESARRAEPDETWQIAIKALSNQQMRLLKSFWPVFVVLLLLSTAGCGTFIANQLTQAPKAYPTWFAPKARVMLGFSPKFLTSFPREYVPVGPPEAKLCYRVVEPADYNLRATETNWFEHGHHKFDFTFAADFPAAPNRWTASPRGTVVLLHGYALAQFSMAPWALRLAQDGWRCVLVDLRGHGRSTGGRVYFGLHETHDLSQLLDQLDRDGQLTGPVAAMGESYGAALALRWKNEEPRVKSVVAIAPYAVLSNAVLNLRSDYAPWVPKYFIKAGLKKLPKVLGVQPGALDPETVMEKSPISALFIAGTDDKIMPLAEVRRLEKLARPDSKLIVVPHATHESIIYFFPDIAQPILAWLDASAGGK; translated from the coding sequence ATGCCAGCAATTTCTTCATTTTCCGGCGAGTCGGCGCGGCGCGCCGAGCCAGACGAAACTTGGCAAATCGCGATAAAAGCGTTAAGCAACCAGCAGATGCGTTTATTGAAATCGTTTTGGCCGGTATTTGTGGTGCTGTTGCTGCTCAGCACCGCCGGCTGCGGCACTTTCATCGCCAATCAACTGACGCAGGCTCCCAAGGCTTATCCCACCTGGTTCGCGCCGAAAGCCCGGGTGATGCTGGGCTTCAGCCCAAAATTTCTGACCAGCTTTCCGCGAGAATATGTGCCGGTGGGACCGCCGGAAGCGAAGCTTTGTTATCGCGTGGTCGAGCCCGCCGATTATAACCTGCGAGCGACGGAGACGAATTGGTTCGAGCACGGCCATCACAAATTTGATTTCACTTTCGCGGCGGATTTTCCCGCGGCGCCCAATCGCTGGACGGCATCGCCGCGCGGGACGGTCGTCCTGCTGCATGGATACGCGCTCGCGCAATTTTCCATGGCACCGTGGGCGTTGCGGCTCGCGCAGGATGGCTGGCGTTGTGTGCTCGTGGACTTGCGCGGTCACGGGCGCTCCACTGGGGGACGCGTTTACTTTGGGTTGCATGAAACGCACGACCTCAGCCAGCTTCTCGATCAACTGGACCGCGATGGACAACTCACTGGACCGGTCGCCGCGATGGGAGAATCTTATGGCGCGGCGCTCGCCTTGCGCTGGAAAAACGAAGAGCCGCGCGTGAAAAGTGTGGTGGCCATCGCGCCGTACGCGGTGCTGTCGAACGCCGTGCTCAATCTCCGCAGCGATTACGCGCCGTGGGTGCCGAAATATTTTATCAAGGCGGGCTTGAAAAAATTGCCGAAGGTTTTGGGCGTGCAACCCGGCGCGCTGGATCCGGAAACGGTGATGGAGAAATCGCCTATCAGCGCACTTTTCATCGCGGGAACGGACGACAAGATCATGCCGCTTGCCGAAGTCCGGCGGCTGGAAAAACTCGCGCGTCCGGACAGCAAACTAATCGTCGTGCCCCATGCGACCCACGAGTCCATCATCTATTTTTTCCCGGACATCGCGCAGCCGATCCTCGCGTGGCTTGACGCGAGCGCGGGTGGGAAATAA
- a CDS encoding PAS domain S-box protein has protein sequence MRQPLHILIVEDSEHDVIFVVRTLQRGGFEPVFERVETEKQFKAALANRHWDAVIADYNLPQFSAIEALRLLQESKLDLPFIIVSGAIGEETAVAAMKSGAHDYILKNSLARLVPAVERELRDAETRRQRRHVEEAYSRLAAIVESSGDAIVGESLDGIVTSWNAGSERMFGYTAAEMEGRPLVGIVPLERTGEVEHILKSIRAGKIVERFETVRVTKDGRRIDVSLTISPIRDKSGAVVGAAKIARDITERLRAETSVAALSKLGQSLASAMTPLDAARVIGRIADDLFKWDAFTLDLYFEKEDQVQSVLNVDTVDGEKQDVPSRIVDGAPSAVMHRVIEKGAELILREPGAGMLDGAVPVGDLNRPSASLLYVPIRYRTRVIGVLSVQSYRLRAYDHVSLQTLQTLADYCGGALERMRVREDLKASQQQLRALAAHLQSVREEERKVMTREIHDELGQALTGFKMDLAWMRNRMQSEEWSVIRQSILDKIATMGKMLDETANLMRKLCTELRPGVLDDLGLTAALEWQAREYQSRTGIACEVRHELGEVEVDPERSTALFRIFQEILTNVARHAKATRVEAALEKTGHLITLMVKDNGRGIKKSELAGAKSLGLLGMRERAFILGGEVEIRGAAGKGTTVQVKMPLPGANGEAAADEVKQIVSEPAARKTREPKKTEK, from the coding sequence ATGAGACAGCCTTTGCATATTTTGATTGTCGAAGATTCCGAGCATGATGTGATTTTTGTCGTGCGGACGTTGCAGCGCGGCGGGTTCGAGCCGGTGTTCGAGCGCGTCGAGACGGAGAAGCAATTCAAGGCGGCGCTGGCGAACCGTCATTGGGACGCCGTCATCGCCGATTATAATCTTCCCCAGTTCAGCGCGATCGAAGCCTTGCGCCTGTTGCAGGAAAGCAAACTCGATTTGCCGTTCATCATCGTCTCCGGCGCGATCGGCGAAGAGACGGCGGTGGCGGCAATGAAATCCGGCGCGCACGATTACATTCTCAAAAACAGCCTCGCGCGCCTCGTGCCGGCGGTGGAGCGCGAACTGCGCGATGCCGAAACGCGCCGCCAGCGCCGGCATGTCGAGGAAGCGTATTCGCGGCTAGCGGCCATCGTCGAATCTTCGGGCGACGCCATCGTGGGAGAATCCCTGGATGGCATCGTGACGAGTTGGAACGCTGGCTCGGAACGCATGTTCGGCTATACCGCGGCGGAAATGGAAGGGCGTCCGCTGGTCGGAATCGTGCCGCTGGAACGCACGGGCGAGGTGGAACATATTTTAAAAAGCATCCGCGCGGGAAAAATCGTCGAACGATTTGAAACCGTGCGCGTCACGAAAGACGGGCGGCGCATTGATGTGTCGCTGACCATTTCCCCGATTCGCGACAAAAGTGGCGCGGTCGTGGGCGCGGCGAAAATCGCGCGCGACATCACCGAGCGCCTCCGCGCGGAAACTTCGGTTGCGGCGCTCTCGAAACTGGGCCAAAGCCTCGCCTCGGCGATGACGCCGCTGGATGCGGCGCGCGTGATTGGGCGCATCGCCGACGATTTATTCAAGTGGGATGCCTTCACGCTCGACTTGTATTTCGAGAAGGAAGATCAGGTCCAGTCCGTGTTGAATGTGGACACGGTGGACGGCGAAAAACAGGACGTGCCCTCGCGAATCGTGGATGGCGCGCCGAGCGCGGTGATGCACCGGGTGATCGAGAAGGGCGCGGAATTAATTTTGCGCGAACCGGGCGCGGGCATGCTGGATGGCGCGGTGCCGGTGGGAGATTTGAACCGGCCGTCGGCCTCGCTGCTCTATGTGCCCATCCGCTATCGCACGCGCGTGATTGGAGTATTGTCGGTGCAGAGTTACCGGTTGAGGGCGTACGACCATGTGAGTTTACAGACGTTGCAGACGCTGGCCGATTATTGCGGCGGCGCGCTGGAACGCATGCGCGTACGGGAAGATTTAAAAGCGTCGCAACAACAACTGCGCGCGCTGGCGGCGCATCTGCAATCCGTCCGCGAAGAAGAGCGCAAGGTGATGACGCGCGAGATCCACGATGAATTGGGACAGGCATTGACCGGTTTCAAGATGGACCTGGCGTGGATGCGCAATCGCATGCAATCGGAGGAATGGAGCGTCATCCGGCAATCCATCCTCGACAAAATCGCGACGATGGGAAAGATGCTGGACGAGACGGCGAATTTGATGCGGAAGCTGTGCACGGAATTGCGGCCGGGAGTTTTGGATGATTTGGGTTTGACGGCGGCGTTGGAATGGCAGGCGCGGGAATATCAGAGCCGCACGGGCATCGCGTGTGAAGTGCGGCACGAACTGGGGGAAGTGGAAGTGGATCCGGAACGCTCGACTGCGCTGTTCCGCATCTTCCAGGAAATCCTCACGAACGTGGCGCGGCATGCGAAGGCCACGCGCGTCGAGGCGGCGCTGGAAAAAACCGGGCACCTGATTACGTTGATGGTGAAAGATAATGGGCGGGGAATTAAGAAAAGCGAATTGGCGGGGGCGAAATCGCTGGGGCTGCTGGGCATGCGCGAGCGGGCGTTCATCCTGGGCGGCGAAGTGGAGATCCGCGGCGCGGCGGGCAAAGGCACGACGGTGCAAGTGAAGATGCCGCTGCCTGGAGCCAACGGCGAAGCCGCGGCGGATGAAGTGAAGCAAATTGTTTCTGAACCGGCCGCGCGCAAAACGCGTGAGCCGAAAAAAACGGAAAAATAA
- a CDS encoding response regulator transcription factor: protein MNKKGATTGGTPPRSAAEKEIRILIVDDHVMIRQGLRQILADAFPKATFGEAPSANHAMEQVAKQPWDVVLLDITMPGKSGLDVLKQMVEAQPNLAVLVLSMHPEDQYAVRVLKTGAAGYITKNTASEEVIGAVKKVLAGGKYVSSALAENLATSLNAPAGKAPHEMLSDREYQVMRMIAQGRSVKEIAFELSLSVKTISTYRTRIMEKTKLKTNADIIRYAVREKLVE, encoded by the coding sequence ATGAATAAAAAGGGTGCGACAACCGGGGGCACGCCGCCACGTTCCGCGGCGGAAAAAGAAATCCGCATTTTGATCGTGGACGATCACGTGATGATCCGCCAGGGCTTGCGGCAGATTCTTGCCGACGCATTTCCCAAGGCCACCTTTGGCGAAGCGCCTTCGGCGAACCACGCGATGGAACAAGTCGCCAAACAACCGTGGGACGTCGTGCTGCTGGACATCACCATGCCGGGCAAGAGCGGCCTCGACGTGCTCAAGCAAATGGTCGAGGCGCAACCCAACCTTGCGGTGCTCGTGTTGAGCATGCACCCGGAAGATCAATACGCGGTGCGCGTGCTCAAGACCGGCGCGGCGGGTTACATCACCAAGAACACGGCGTCCGAAGAAGTCATCGGCGCGGTGAAAAAAGTTTTGGCTGGCGGAAAATACGTCAGTTCCGCGCTGGCGGAAAATCTGGCAACGAGCCTGAACGCTCCCGCCGGCAAAGCGCCGCACGAAATGTTGTCCGACCGCGAATACCAGGTGATGCGCATGATCGCGCAAGGCCGCAGCGTAAAGGAAATCGCCTTCGAACTTTCGCTCAGCGTGAAGACCATCAGCACCTACCGCACGCGCATCATGGAAAAGACGAAACTCAAGACGAATGCGGATATTATTCGCTATGCGGTGCGGGAAAAGTTGGTAGAGTAA
- a CDS encoding kelch repeat-containing protein codes for MKKLYPLRCLARFVSLFLSLLAIGISPLALAGSSTDVGNLVNGRQSATATLLPNGKVLIAGGFDTNTLALTDCELYDPATQTFTTTGPMAHARYKHSATLLFTGQVLVTGGINDSNDVLTAELYDPSTEVWTNTGAMSNAHVGSSAVLLNSGQVLAAGGGMYTNMFSGVAEIYDPATGVWTNTGSLIQPRVSAALIPLPSGKVLLAGGNFQGGLLASAELYDPASGTWTNTNPMLEPRQLFNATILHNGIVLVAGGDGQTNYLSTTELYNPTTQIWTNGAPLVFPSGGGSLTVLVDGTVLVAGGSPNIFLNSGSPYLQVYNPTTGAWTLSGALNQSRSDSTATVLPDGTVLIAGGSEVFAEPTAEIYSTANGWNSGPGMSIARDAHTATLLPNGKLLVAGGFGIPPFPGIALALASTEIFDPQAGVWSPTASMLEPRAAHTATLLADGRVLVAGGASDDTNTLATAELYDPIADTWTNTGSLNVARFSCTATLLPNGKLLVAGGTADQINGFSSAEIFNPATGKWSLTGSLNVPRFSHSATLLPNGHVLVVGGYNQTGPQPIDSAESYDPSTGIWTSVKSLPEPRGSGISILLTNGLVLVAGGADTNFNELPACLLYNPANDTWTATGSLAEPRRVPSVTLLPDGRVLLAGGSVDFTGISDSEIYSPTQGTWSPAGNLTAPRVEHTATLLASGDVIVTGGDVGSGQPQSTTEIFSNERFMAGVAPQITAVTSPAALGSSITLTGSMFQSSGNTNSPVVQLHQLETDYTLILSPASSAAFSGTNFISSALAHFPPGYAFATVFANGMQSLASIIQVPAPITVPALMVPGVSPSAGTALFTWTNAPGSLFTVQTTANWTNLLTTWSILGGATETSPGHFQFTDTVVTNSERFYRLRSP; via the coding sequence GTGAAAAAACTTTATCCACTCCGCTGCCTCGCACGATTTGTTTCGTTATTCTTATCGCTTCTGGCGATTGGTATTTCGCCCCTTGCCCTGGCTGGCTCTTCCACCGATGTCGGCAATCTCGTCAATGGCCGCCAGTCTGCAACCGCCACGTTATTGCCCAATGGCAAAGTCCTCATCGCCGGTGGTTTTGATACCAATACTTTGGCTCTCACTGATTGCGAACTTTACGATCCCGCGACCCAGACTTTCACCACCACCGGCCCGATGGCCCACGCCCGGTACAAACATTCCGCCACCCTTTTGTTCACCGGCCAGGTCCTCGTCACCGGAGGCATCAATGACTCCAACGATGTGCTCACCGCGGAACTTTACGATCCCAGCACCGAGGTCTGGACGAACACCGGCGCCATGAGCAACGCCCATGTCGGCAGCAGCGCGGTCTTGTTGAATTCCGGCCAGGTGCTCGCCGCGGGTGGCGGGATGTACACGAATATGTTTTCGGGCGTCGCTGAAATTTATGATCCCGCCACGGGCGTCTGGACCAACACCGGTTCGCTGATCCAACCGAGAGTCTCCGCCGCTCTCATCCCTTTGCCCAGCGGCAAAGTGCTTTTGGCGGGTGGCAATTTTCAAGGCGGTCTTCTCGCTTCCGCCGAGCTTTACGATCCCGCCAGCGGAACCTGGACGAACACCAATCCCATGCTCGAACCGCGCCAGCTTTTCAATGCCACCATCCTGCATAATGGCATCGTGCTCGTCGCCGGCGGCGATGGCCAAACCAATTATCTTTCCACCACCGAACTCTATAATCCCACTACTCAAATCTGGACCAACGGCGCTCCGCTCGTATTTCCCAGCGGAGGCGGTTCGCTCACGGTGCTCGTGGACGGCACGGTGCTCGTCGCCGGTGGTTCGCCCAATATTTTCCTGAATAGTGGCAGTCCTTATTTGCAGGTTTACAATCCCACCACCGGCGCGTGGACGCTTTCCGGCGCGCTCAACCAATCCCGTTCGGATTCTACGGCCACGGTGCTTCCTGATGGCACGGTGTTGATCGCCGGAGGCAGTGAAGTGTTTGCCGAGCCCACCGCAGAAATATACAGCACCGCCAACGGCTGGAACAGCGGCCCCGGAATGAGCATCGCGCGCGACGCCCATACTGCAACGCTGCTGCCAAATGGCAAATTGCTCGTCGCGGGCGGTTTTGGAATTCCGCCCTTTCCGGGTATTGCGCTCGCGCTTGCTTCGACGGAAATTTTTGATCCGCAAGCCGGGGTATGGTCGCCCACAGCTTCGATGCTTGAGCCTCGCGCCGCGCACACCGCGACCTTGCTCGCTGATGGCCGGGTGCTGGTCGCTGGCGGCGCTTCCGATGACACCAACACTCTTGCCACTGCGGAACTTTATGATCCGATTGCCGATACCTGGACAAACACCGGGTCACTGAATGTCGCGCGGTTTAGCTGCACGGCGACGTTGTTGCCAAACGGAAAATTGCTCGTCGCGGGCGGCACAGCTGATCAGATAAACGGTTTTTCCAGCGCCGAAATTTTCAACCCCGCCACCGGCAAATGGAGCCTGACCGGCTCGCTGAACGTCCCGCGTTTTTCCCATAGCGCCACGCTGTTGCCCAACGGCCACGTTCTCGTCGTGGGTGGTTACAACCAGACAGGACCGCAGCCCATTGACAGCGCCGAATCCTACGATCCTTCCACCGGCATCTGGACTTCCGTAAAATCCTTGCCCGAACCGCGCGGCAGCGGCATCAGCATACTTTTGACCAATGGCCTCGTGCTGGTCGCGGGTGGAGCCGATACAAACTTCAACGAGTTGCCCGCTTGCTTGCTCTATAATCCCGCGAACGATACCTGGACTGCGACCGGTTCGCTGGCTGAACCGCGAAGGGTTCCTTCCGTCACATTGCTGCCGGATGGCCGCGTTCTCCTCGCCGGTGGCTCGGTTGACTTCACCGGTATTTCTGATTCCGAAATCTATTCTCCCACGCAAGGGACCTGGAGTCCTGCCGGCAATCTGACTGCCCCGCGCGTGGAGCACACTGCCACGTTGCTGGCCTCCGGTGATGTCATCGTGACCGGCGGTGATGTCGGTTCCGGCCAGCCACAATCAACCACTGAAATTTTTTCCAACGAACGCTTCATGGCCGGTGTCGCTCCGCAGATTACTGCGGTGACATCGCCCGCGGCCCTTGGCAGTTCGATCACCCTGACCGGCTCGATGTTTCAAAGTTCCGGCAACACGAATTCGCCCGTGGTTCAACTGCACCAGCTCGAAACGGATTACACTCTGATCTTGAGCCCGGCGTCGTCAGCGGCATTCTCCGGCACGAATTTCATCTCCAGCGCGCTCGCGCATTTCCCGCCGGGGTATGCCTTCGCCACGGTGTTTGCGAACGGCATGCAAAGTCTTGCGAGCATCATCCAGGTTCCCGCGCCGATTACCGTGCCCGCCCTGATGGTTCCAGGTGTATCTCCATCGGCTGGTACTGCGCTGTTCACCTGGACCAACGCTCCCGGCTCGCTCTTCACCGTTCAAACCACTGCGAATTGGACGAACCTCCTCACCACCTGGTCCATCCTTGGCGGCGCCACCGAAACCTCTCCCGGCCATTTCCAATTCACCGACACCGTCGTGACAAACAGCGAACGCTTCTACCGTTTGCGCTCCCCGTAA
- a CDS encoding PQQ-binding-like beta-propeller repeat protein, with amino-acid sequence MFASLASRKNSVLIVIALLLFCAVAVFAADSSGEDWPNFLGPRSNGTSTETGLLDKWPTNGPPIVWDKALGAGYGAPSVLGNRLVVHHRINNDEIVECLAADTGKSLWHYGYPSQFVDPYGYNNGPRCTPLLTSNFCFTFGAEGKLLCLDLATGKLVWQRDTAVDFKVPEAFFGVGSTPILEGGLLLVMVGGQPNSGMVAFDPATGKTVWESVGQKNWEGVPMTGWPGERVVHWQDWEKQASYSTPIAVTIHGQRQVLCLMRQGLVSLDPKTGAVNFSFWFRSAANDSVNAITPVVVDDLIFISGAYYKVGSVVLRVNPDGKGVSQVWRGTSLEIHWNTPIYHDGYLYAFSGRNEPDARMRCVEFATGKLIWDVDESWVKHSTLTPAVFGRGSSIFADGKIISVGEGGILGLFKPNPQNAEEICRFQVPQLHHPCWAAPVLSRKKLYLRSEDHLVCVDLAK; translated from the coding sequence ATGTTTGCGTCCCTTGCGTCCCGGAAAAATTCGGTGTTGATCGTGATCGCTCTTTTGCTTTTCTGTGCCGTCGCAGTTTTTGCCGCTGATAGTTCTGGCGAAGATTGGCCAAACTTCCTCGGCCCGCGTTCCAACGGCACTTCGACCGAAACCGGCCTGCTCGATAAGTGGCCTACCAACGGCCCGCCGATCGTTTGGGACAAAGCCCTCGGCGCGGGTTACGGCGCTCCCTCCGTCCTCGGCAATCGCCTCGTCGTGCATCACCGTATCAACAATGACGAAATCGTCGAATGCCTCGCCGCCGACACCGGCAAATCGCTTTGGCATTATGGTTATCCCAGCCAATTCGTTGATCCTTATGGCTACAACAATGGGCCGCGCTGCACGCCGCTGCTCACCTCGAATTTTTGTTTTACGTTTGGCGCGGAAGGGAAATTACTTTGCCTCGATCTCGCAACGGGAAAACTGGTTTGGCAGCGGGATACCGCCGTGGACTTCAAAGTGCCGGAAGCGTTCTTCGGCGTCGGCAGCACGCCGATTCTCGAAGGCGGTTTGCTGCTGGTGATGGTCGGCGGCCAGCCGAATTCCGGCATGGTGGCGTTCGACCCGGCGACGGGCAAAACCGTTTGGGAAAGCGTCGGCCAAAAAAATTGGGAGGGCGTGCCGATGACCGGCTGGCCCGGCGAACGCGTGGTGCATTGGCAGGATTGGGAAAAACAAGCGAGCTATTCCACCCCCATCGCGGTGACGATTCACGGCCAACGCCAGGTGCTTTGCCTGATGCGGCAAGGCCTGGTTTCGCTCGATCCGAAAACGGGCGCGGTTAATTTCAGTTTTTGGTTTCGCTCGGCGGCGAATGATTCCGTCAATGCGATCACGCCCGTCGTCGTGGACGATCTGATTTTTATTTCCGGCGCGTATTACAAAGTGGGCTCGGTCGTCCTGCGGGTGAATCCCGACGGCAAAGGCGTGAGCCAGGTGTGGCGCGGAACCTCGCTGGAGATTCATTGGAACACCCCCATTTATCATGACGGTTATCTCTACGCGTTCAGCGGGCGCAACGAACCGGACGCGCGGATGCGCTGTGTGGAGTTTGCGACCGGCAAGCTTATATGGGACGTGGATGAAAGCTGGGTGAAACACAGCACACTCACGCCCGCGGTCTTCGGGCGTGGTTCCAGCATTTTTGCCGATGGAAAAATCATCTCAGTCGGCGAAGGCGGAATCCTTGGACTGTTCAAACCGAATCCCCAAAACGCCGAAGAGATTTGCCGCTTTCAAGTTCCTCAACTCCATCATCCTTGCTGGGCCGCGCCCGTCCTCTCGCGCAAAAAACTTTATTTGCGCAGCGAAGACCATTTGGTGTGTGTTGATCTGGCAAAATAA
- a CDS encoding DUF5009 domain-containing protein yields the protein MNAEMTVRLEDVASRHRMTEKTTTAAIPGAPVSKRLMSVDALRGFDMFWIIGADSLVYALNRMTKSRPTQILADQLEHAEWSGFHFYDLIFPLFIFIMGVSIVFSLTKILKQEGRAGALKRIARRSILLFIVALIYSGGVSHPWPDIRLMGVLNRIAICYFFGGIIFCFCNLRAMAAIAASLLIGYWALLTFVPFPDVRPVPGSNEVITQANYSKVSQLNMDSTNRIRGSYLQGVNLTDYLDQKYLPGKKWDGTYDPEGFLSTLPAIASCLLGIFAGLLLANTNVPDNKKVIYLLGFGVVGVALGFLWGTQFPVIKKIWTSSFVLVAGGYSAILLGTFYWIVDVLKFQAWCQPFVWMGMNSITIYLVRNFIGGFGPLSQRFAGGDVKAFFDTHVTQGFGDLMISFVGLALAFWLVHFLYRRKIFLRL from the coding sequence TGTTGCCTCGCGCCATCGCATGACAGAAAAAACCACCACCGCGGCCATCCCCGGAGCGCCCGTTTCCAAACGGCTCATGTCGGTGGATGCCTTGCGCGGATTCGACATGTTTTGGATCATCGGCGCGGATTCGCTCGTCTATGCGCTCAACCGCATGACGAAATCGCGTCCGACCCAAATCCTCGCCGATCAGCTCGAACATGCCGAATGGTCTGGGTTCCATTTCTACGACCTGATTTTTCCGCTGTTCATTTTTATCATGGGCGTCTCCATCGTGTTTTCGCTCACGAAAATCCTCAAACAGGAAGGACGCGCTGGCGCCTTGAAACGCATTGCGCGCCGGAGCATTTTGCTTTTTATCGTCGCCTTGATTTATTCCGGCGGCGTCTCGCATCCGTGGCCGGACATTCGTCTGATGGGCGTGTTGAACCGCATCGCCATCTGTTATTTTTTTGGCGGAATCATTTTTTGCTTTTGCAATTTGCGCGCGATGGCGGCGATCGCTGCAAGCTTGCTGATTGGTTATTGGGCGCTGCTGACCTTCGTCCCGTTTCCCGATGTCCGCCCGGTTCCCGGCAGCAACGAAGTCATTACACAGGCCAATTACTCCAAGGTTTCACAACTCAATATGGACAGTACGAACAGGATTCGCGGTTCGTACCTTCAAGGTGTGAATCTCACCGATTATCTTGATCAAAAATATTTGCCCGGCAAGAAATGGGACGGCACGTATGATCCCGAAGGTTTCCTGAGCACGCTGCCGGCGATTGCCAGTTGTCTGCTGGGAATTTTTGCGGGCCTGCTGCTGGCCAACACCAATGTGCCGGACAATAAGAAAGTGATTTACCTGCTGGGCTTTGGCGTGGTAGGCGTGGCGCTCGGCTTTTTGTGGGGCACGCAATTTCCCGTGATCAAAAAAATCTGGACGTCGTCGTTTGTGCTCGTCGCGGGCGGTTATAGCGCAATATTGCTGGGAACTTTTTATTGGATCGTGGACGTACTGAAATTTCAGGCGTGGTGCCAGCCGTTTGTCTGGATGGGGATGAATTCCATCACGATTTACCTGGTAAGAAATTTTATCGGCGGCTTTGGTCCATTGAGTCAGCGGTTCGCCGGCGGGGACGTCAAAGCCTTCTTCGACACCCACGTGACCCAGGGTTTTGGCGATCTCATGATTTCCTTCGTTGGGCTGGCGCTCGCCTTCTGGCTCGTGCATTTCCTCTATCGCCGGAAGATATTTTTGCGCCTCTAA